The Brachyspira hyodysenteriae ATCC 27164 genome includes a window with the following:
- a CDS encoding tetratricopeptide repeat protein, with amino-acid sequence MSIIEEINRLHEDDEHEKIIEIITSIPEDERDIELFSLLARAYNNTENYDKALDNLMYIREEGIDDALWNYRVGYAYYYKGDKENAEMYFKKAYDLNNEDADAYNFYMLCSEDKDNGINFEERVNRFWKWFEENEKVISDFIDKKSNMSSEEIIEFVSNGVSLISNDLQFNFGGDYEFTFTIEGKEYLFYLTPRITAAMPDKLKSKWKFSPYMQKQDIEDSNFRMYNEDLSFKDILVYSEYDEDTNLFNFKFYNKILNQLDENYAYNAFYIMLEHAIGENISRLYLGNVEKSDKKLDSMIELTKLYDFIMNILKSKNKDIILDPINRYTVYECKPTDNFFREDIFIGNTCYMELIDDYANYNIDAIVNISKMGARAVYLAYAFSDNKDNDFNVEDINKKLLEERNNITDELESVMGERGSGKEIGVVLGSAFGMIGGYIDLLLYNQYDFIKRAEEVLKKYNYKFRLLRFRQYSEIIKSFND; translated from the coding sequence ATGAGTATAATAGAAGAAATAAATAGATTGCATGAAGATGATGAGCATGAAAAAATTATTGAAATTATAACTTCAATCCCGGAAGATGAAAGAGATATAGAACTTTTTAGTTTACTTGCGAGAGCTTATAATAATACAGAAAACTATGATAAAGCATTAGATAATTTGATGTATATAAGAGAAGAAGGAATTGATGATGCTTTATGGAATTATAGGGTAGGTTATGCTTATTATTACAAAGGCGATAAAGAAAATGCAGAAATGTATTTTAAAAAAGCTTATGATTTAAATAATGAAGATGCAGATGCTTATAATTTTTATATGCTATGCTCTGAAGATAAAGATAATGGAATCAATTTTGAAGAGAGAGTAAATAGATTTTGGAAATGGTTTGAAGAAAATGAGAAAGTTATATCAGATTTTATAGATAAAAAATCTAATATGTCATCAGAAGAAATAATCGAATTTGTTTCTAATGGTGTATCTTTAATATCTAATGATTTGCAGTTTAATTTCGGCGGTGATTATGAGTTTACATTCACTATAGAGGGTAAGGAATATTTATTTTATCTTACTCCTAGAATAACAGCTGCTATGCCTGATAAATTAAAAAGTAAATGGAAATTTTCTCCTTATATGCAAAAACAAGATATAGAAGATTCTAATTTCAGAATGTATAATGAAGATTTGAGCTTTAAAGATATTTTAGTATACTCTGAATATGATGAAGATACTAATTTATTTAATTTTAAATTCTATAATAAAATCTTAAATCAATTAGATGAAAATTATGCATATAATGCTTTTTATATAATGCTTGAGCATGCTATAGGTGAGAATATATCAAGATTATATTTAGGAAACGTTGAAAAAAGCGATAAAAAACTTGATAGCATGATAGAGCTTACAAAACTTTATGACTTTATCATGAATATACTAAAAAGTAAAAATAAGGATATTATTTTAGATCCTATAAATAGATATACAGTTTATGAATGTAAACCTACAGATAATTTTTTCAGAGAAGATATATTTATTGGTAATACATGCTATATGGAACTTATTGATGATTATGCCAATTACAATATAGATGCTATTGTTAATATTTCAAAAATGGGAGCAAGGGCTGTATATTTGGCTTATGCATTTTCAGATAATAAAGATAATGATTTTAATGTTGAAGATATAAATAAAAAACTTCTTGAAGAGAGAAATAATATTACAGATGAGCTTGAAAGCGTAATGGGTGAGAGAGGAAGCGGTAAGGAAATAGGTGTAGTATTAGGCAGTGCTTTTGGTATGATAGGAGGATATATAGATTTACTTTTATACAATCAATATGATTTTATAAAGAGAGCTGAAGAAGTTCTTAAAAAATATAATTATAAATTTAGATTATTAAGATTCAGACAGTATTCTGAAATTATAAAAAGTTTTAATGATTAA
- a CDS encoding flavin reductase family protein: protein MEKINLAKVSTITSPNPVALVCIKKPDGDTNITAVSWYTYLSYNPSMIAYAMTKDSYGGELVRENKKVIITIPGENIKEIVIGCGMYSGRDIDKIRNLGIKMQSIPTSDIKIPCHSAAAIQCSLKEFIETGDHNLYICDVEEVYADYKEKAVFAWEGYAKIASAKEV, encoded by the coding sequence ATGGAAAAAATAAATTTAGCAAAAGTATCAACAATCACTTCTCCAAATCCTGTGGCATTAGTATGCATTAAGAAGCCTGATGGAGATACTAATATTACCGCAGTATCTTGGTATACTTATTTATCTTATAATCCAAGTATGATAGCTTATGCAATGACTAAAGATTCATACGGTGGAGAGTTAGTTCGTGAAAATAAAAAAGTTATAATTACAATTCCTGGTGAGAATATTAAAGAAATTGTAATAGGATGCGGTATGTATAGCGGAAGAGATATTGATAAAATAAGAAACTTGGGTATAAAAATGCAGAGTATTCCTACAAGTGATATAAAAATTCCTTGTCATAGTGCTGCTGCTATTCAATGTAGTTTAAAAGAATTTATTGAAACAGGAGATCATAATTTATATATATGCGATGTTGAAGAAGTATATGCTGATTATAAAGAAAAAGCTGTATTTGCTTGGGAAGGTTATGCTAAAATAGCATCAGCTAAAGAGGTATAA
- the gdhA gene encoding NADP-specific glutamate dehydrogenase, whose amino-acid sequence MSSQMNEQLEAIYNKIVKRNPGEAEFHQAVKEVLSTLEVVLKKKPHYIEQKIIERICEPERQIMFRVPWMDDKGEIHVNRGFRVQFSSVIGPYKGGLRFHPSVYLGIIKFLSFEQIFKNALTGLPIGGGKGGSDFDPKGKSDNEVMRFCQSFMTELQRHIGYDIDVPAGDIGVGAREIGYLFGQYKRLKNRFEPGVLTGKGLGYGGSLARTEATGYGLVYFTDLMLKTNGKNGFEGKKVIVSGSGNVAIYAMQKATQLGAKVVACSDSNGVVYDENGINLDTVKRLKEVERKRIKEYVNTHSSAKYMENGNIWDIACDIALPCATQNELDAKSAETLVKNGCISVTEGANMPATPEAVEVFQKAGILYAPGKATNAGGVATSALEMQQNASMDKWDFDYTDGKLKNIMTNIHDTCYHTAEEYGCKGDYLKGANIAGFVKVADIMIPYGLI is encoded by the coding sequence ATGTCTTCTCAAATGAACGAACAATTAGAAGCCATTTACAACAAAATAGTAAAAAGAAATCCTGGTGAAGCAGAATTTCACCAAGCAGTGAAAGAAGTGTTAAGCACCTTAGAAGTTGTATTGAAGAAAAAGCCTCATTATATTGAACAGAAGATAATAGAAAGAATATGCGAACCTGAAAGACAAATTATGTTCAGAGTTCCTTGGATGGATGATAAAGGAGAAATACATGTAAACAGAGGTTTCCGTGTACAGTTCTCAAGCGTTATAGGACCATACAAAGGCGGACTTCGTTTTCACCCATCTGTTTATTTAGGTATTATCAAATTCTTAAGTTTTGAACAAATATTCAAAAATGCTTTAACAGGCTTACCTATAGGCGGTGGTAAAGGAGGTTCTGACTTCGATCCTAAAGGAAAAAGTGATAATGAAGTTATGCGTTTCTGCCAAAGCTTTATGACAGAACTTCAAAGACATATAGGATATGATATAGATGTTCCTGCTGGTGATATAGGAGTTGGTGCTAGAGAGATAGGATATTTATTCGGTCAATATAAAAGACTAAAAAATAGATTTGAACCAGGTGTATTAACAGGTAAAGGCTTAGGCTACGGCGGTTCTTTAGCTCGTACTGAAGCTACTGGTTACGGACTTGTATACTTCACTGACCTTATGCTTAAAACTAACGGCAAAAATGGTTTTGAAGGTAAAAAAGTAATAGTTTCAGGTTCTGGTAACGTTGCTATATATGCTATGCAGAAAGCTACTCAATTAGGTGCTAAAGTTGTTGCTTGTTCTGACTCTAATGGTGTTGTTTACGATGAAAACGGTATCAATTTAGACACTGTTAAAAGATTAAAAGAAGTAGAAAGAAAAAGAATTAAAGAGTATGTTAATACTCATTCTTCTGCTAAATATATGGAAAATGGAAATATTTGGGATATTGCCTGCGATATTGCTTTGCCTTGTGCTACTCAAAATGAACTTGATGCTAAAAGTGCTGAAACATTAGTTAAAAACGGATGTATATCTGTTACTGAAGGAGCTAATATGCCTGCTACTCCTGAGGCTGTTGAAGTGTTCCAAAAAGCTGGTATTCTTTATGCTCCTGGTAAAGCTACAAATGCTGGAGGTGTTGCTACTTCTGCTTTAGAGATGCAGCAAAATGCTTCTATGGATAAATGGGATTTTGATTATACTGACGGTAAACTTAAAAATATTATGACTAATATCCATGATACTTGCTATCATACAGCTGAAGAGTACGGATGTAAAGGCGATTACTTGAAAGGTGCTAATATAGCAGGATTTGTTAAAGTTGCTGATATAATGATTCCTTATGGTTTGATTTAA
- a CDS encoding GNAT family N-acetyltransferase, with amino-acid sequence MSIKLEDSNLFMMCKSINKNALSDIPNGYHIRNCKRDELNLWFEFPFDNEEDKKNYRSFMEQYFKDVYGSNEGLFFEKCLFICDENDTPVGTCFAWKAYNLITTIHWFKVKKEYEGQGIGRALISYVINSIDEKDFPIFLHTQAGSFRAIKLYTYLGFVLLTDEKIGYRENHLNIALPYLKKQMPLKEYNKLKFDKANKEFLYVVETSEINQF; translated from the coding sequence ATGAGTATAAAACTAGAAGATAGTAATTTATTTATGATGTGCAAATCAATTAATAAAAATGCATTATCAGATATTCCTAATGGTTATCATATAAGAAATTGTAAAAGAGATGAATTAAACTTATGGTTTGAATTTCCATTTGATAATGAAGAAGATAAGAAGAACTATAGAAGTTTTATGGAGCAATATTTTAAAGATGTATATGGAAGTAATGAAGGATTATTTTTTGAAAAATGCTTATTTATTTGTGATGAAAATGATACTCCTGTAGGAACATGCTTTGCTTGGAAGGCTTATAATCTTATAACTACAATACATTGGTTTAAAGTTAAAAAAGAATATGAAGGGCAGGGTATAGGAAGGGCTTTAATCTCTTATGTTATTAATTCTATAGATGAAAAAGACTTTCCAATATTTCTGCATACTCAGGCTGGAAGTTTTAGGGCTATTAAACTATATACTTATTTAGGATTTGTTTTGCTTACTGATGAAAAAATAGGATATAGAGAAAATCATTTAAATATTGCCTTGCCTTATTTGAAAAAACAAATGCCTTTAAAAGAATATAATAAATTAAAATTTGATAAAGCCAATAAAGAATTTTTGTATGTCGTAGAAACTTCTGAAATAAATCAATTTTAA
- a CDS encoding Na/Pi cotransporter family protein, translating into MLLTLSFYLVGGFGLFMYGLKVFSDGLQESTENALKDILHKVTQNKILGISLGFLITAIVQSSSAVTVMTVSFVNANLLTLSQAINIILGANIGTTVTGWIISLNIDVLALPSLGIGSIIVIFGSENRKLRFFGEILMGFGMIFYGLILMKTAFEGVRGSEDFEKVFLMANADTMYGRFLCVVIGMVVTAIIQSSSAALGVTISLASVGLIDYPTGVALILGQNIGTTITAVLATLGASTNAKRAALVHCLFNIFGVVYMFFLFPYYIKLVDVIVGFMNIGDPNLVVNNKYVNISFYIAAAHTMFNIINVIVFYFLTEKLEKVVCIIIKDKEDEKHVSVLSDKLLNMPVSAEIEVRKEVTYMGDIAKKMLSRIEQLFDNPSEKLLTKIRDHEKMLDNTDQEIHAFLLKLLGKNTLNSANIASLINISTYYENLGDNLKDLGKAIIKGNEKKTLFSETQKEDIIKMLHNNKDFIDYLSGLILQYYSLNKEKTYDEAMEKYHQIKGFYYEARERHYDNVDKSLIPALNAHLYGDVLVYFNRSIANLVNIVEAITGKDK; encoded by the coding sequence ATGCTTCTAACATTATCTTTTTATTTAGTCGGCGGATTCGGACTTTTTATGTACGGTCTTAAAGTTTTTTCAGATGGTCTTCAGGAAAGTACAGAAAACGCATTAAAAGATATACTTCATAAAGTTACTCAAAATAAAATATTAGGAATATCTTTAGGTTTTCTTATAACTGCTATAGTTCAGTCTAGTAGTGCGGTTACAGTAATGACAGTAAGTTTCGTAAATGCTAATTTGCTTACTTTATCGCAGGCTATTAATATAATATTAGGTGCTAATATAGGTACTACAGTTACAGGTTGGATAATATCATTAAATATAGATGTTCTGGCATTACCTTCTCTTGGTATAGGTTCCATAATTGTAATATTCGGTTCAGAGAATAGAAAGCTAAGATTTTTCGGTGAAATACTGATGGGATTCGGTATGATATTCTACGGACTTATACTTATGAAAACAGCATTTGAAGGTGTAAGAGGTTCTGAAGATTTTGAAAAAGTGTTTTTAATGGCTAATGCTGACACAATGTATGGAAGATTCCTATGCGTAGTGATAGGTATGGTTGTAACAGCCATAATACAGTCTAGTAGTGCTGCTTTGGGTGTAACTATATCATTAGCTTCTGTTGGATTGATAGATTATCCTACAGGAGTGGCATTAATATTAGGACAAAACATAGGTACAACAATAACTGCTGTTTTAGCTACTCTTGGAGCTTCAACTAATGCTAAAAGAGCAGCTTTGGTACACTGTTTATTCAATATATTCGGTGTTGTTTATATGTTCTTCCTATTCCCATACTATATAAAATTAGTTGATGTGATTGTTGGTTTTATGAATATAGGTGACCCTAATCTTGTAGTAAACAATAAATATGTCAATATATCATTCTATATAGCAGCCGCACATACTATGTTTAATATTATAAACGTTATAGTATTTTACTTCTTAACAGAAAAATTAGAAAAAGTAGTTTGTATAATTATTAAAGATAAAGAAGATGAAAAACATGTTAGTGTTCTTTCTGATAAACTTCTTAATATGCCTGTTTCTGCTGAAATAGAAGTAAGAAAAGAAGTTACATATATGGGCGATATTGCTAAGAAGATGCTTTCTAGAATAGAACAATTATTTGATAATCCAAGTGAGAAACTTCTTACAAAGATAAGAGATCATGAAAAAATGCTGGATAATACGGATCAGGAAATTCATGCCTTTTTATTGAAGTTGCTAGGTAAGAATACTTTGAACTCAGCTAATATTGCTTCTCTTATAAATATAAGCACATATTATGAAAATTTAGGTGATAATTTAAAGGACTTGGGAAAAGCTATTATTAAAGGAAATGAAAAGAAAACATTATTTAGTGAAACTCAAAAAGAAGATATAATAAAAATGCTTCATAATAATAAAGATTTTATAGATTATTTATCAGGATTAATACTTCAATATTATTCTTTAAATAAAGAAAAAACTTATGATGAGGCTATGGAAAAATATCATCAGATTAAAGGTTTTTATTATGAAGCTAGAGAAAGACATTATGATAATGTTGATAAATCATTAATACCTGCTTTAAATGCTCACTTATACGGAGATGTATTAGTATATTTTAACCGTTCTATTGCCAATTTAGTTAATATAGTAGAGGCAATAACAGGAAAAGATAAATAA
- a CDS encoding GDP-L-fucose synthase family protein: protein MKKVYIAGHKGLVGSAIDRVLTKNGYNNILRKTHSELDLRNREEVFNFFEQERPQWVFLSAAKVGGIYANNTYPVDFLLYNLQIQNNIIEASYKYNVEKLMFLGSSCIYPKECPQPIKEEYLLSGYLESTNRPYALAKIAGIELCDAYNRQYNTDYIAVMPCNLYGINDNYHPENAHVIPMLIRRFHEAKINNLKETTIWGSGTPLREFMFSDDLAEACLYLMENKSHKDIGKFINIGSGKEVTIKELAELIKKVIGFEGNIILDSSKPDGTMRKLLDVSKINSLGWKYRIELEEGLKIAYNDFLKNYNQ from the coding sequence GTGAAGAAGGTATATATAGCAGGACATAAAGGTTTGGTAGGAAGTGCTATAGACAGAGTTCTTACTAAAAATGGATATAATAATATATTAAGAAAAACACATTCAGAATTAGATTTAAGAAACAGAGAAGAAGTATTTAATTTCTTTGAACAAGAAAGGCCACAGTGGGTATTTTTATCAGCAGCTAAAGTAGGCGGAATATATGCGAATAATACCTATCCTGTTGATTTTTTATTATATAATTTGCAAATACAAAATAACATCATAGAAGCATCATATAAATATAATGTTGAAAAGTTAATGTTTTTAGGTTCTAGCTGTATATATCCTAAGGAATGTCCTCAGCCTATAAAAGAAGAATATTTGCTTTCAGGATATTTAGAAAGTACAAATAGGCCTTATGCCTTAGCTAAAATTGCAGGTATAGAATTATGCGATGCTTATAACAGACAATATAATACAGATTATATAGCCGTAATGCCATGTAATCTTTATGGTATAAATGATAATTATCATCCTGAAAATGCTCATGTTATACCAATGCTTATTAGAAGATTTCATGAGGCTAAGATAAATAATCTTAAAGAAACAACTATTTGGGGAAGCGGTACTCCTTTAAGAGAATTTATGTTTTCTGATGATTTAGCTGAAGCATGTCTTTATTTGATGGAAAATAAGAGTCATAAAGATATAGGAAAGTTTATAAACATAGGTTCAGGAAAAGAAGTTACTATAAAAGAATTAGCAGAGTTAATAAAAAAAGTAATAGGCTTTGAAGGAAATATAATATTGGATAGTTCTAAACCGGATGGTACTATGAGAAAATTGCTTGATGTATCAAAAATTAATTCATTAGGCTGGAAATATAGAATAGAACTTGAAGAAGGATTAAAAATAGCTTATAACGATTTTTTGAAAAATTATAATCAATAA
- the gmd gene encoding GDP-mannose 4,6-dehydratase, whose product MKKALITGITGQDGSYLTELLLEKGYEVHGIIRRSSSFNTERIDHLYSDPHINDVRMFLHYGDLSDSSNLSRILEKIQPDEIYNLAAQSHVRVSFDMPEYTADVTGLGTIRLLDAIKETQIKTKFYQASTSELYGKVVETPQTEKTPFYPRSPYACAKVYSYWITVNYRESYDMYACNGILFNHESPRRGETFVTKKITHAIARILNKEQDKLYLGNLDSKRDWGYAKDYVEAMWLMLQQEKADDYVIATGETHSVREFLDEAFGLVGLDWKKYVEIDPRYYRPAEVDLLLGDPTKAKEKLGWKPKTTFKELVKIMLEYDLKTVGLSLDKFKN is encoded by the coding sequence ATGAAGAAAGCACTTATCACAGGAATAACAGGACAGGATGGTTCTTATTTAACAGAACTTTTATTAGAAAAAGGTTATGAAGTACATGGAATTATTAGAAGAAGTTCATCTTTTAATACGGAAAGAATAGATCATCTTTATAGTGATCCGCATATTAATGATGTAAGAATGTTTCTTCATTATGGAGATTTATCAGACAGTTCTAATTTATCTAGAATATTAGAAAAGATACAGCCTGATGAAATATATAATTTGGCAGCGCAAAGCCATGTAAGAGTAAGTTTTGATATGCCTGAATATACTGCTGATGTTACAGGACTTGGTACAATAAGATTATTAGATGCTATTAAAGAAACTCAGATAAAAACAAAATTTTATCAAGCATCAACTAGTGAATTGTATGGAAAAGTTGTAGAAACACCTCAGACAGAAAAAACTCCTTTTTATCCTAGAAGTCCTTATGCTTGTGCTAAAGTGTATTCATATTGGATTACTGTTAATTATAGAGAAAGTTATGATATGTATGCTTGTAATGGTATACTATTTAATCATGAAAGTCCTAGAAGAGGAGAGACTTTTGTTACTAAAAAAATTACGCATGCCATTGCTAGAATACTAAATAAAGAACAAGATAAATTATATTTAGGTAATTTAGATTCTAAAAGAGACTGGGGATATGCTAAGGATTATGTTGAAGCTATGTGGCTTATGCTTCAGCAGGAAAAGGCTGATGATTATGTTATAGCTACAGGAGAGACACATTCTGTTAGAGAATTTTTAGATGAAGCTTTCGGACTTGTTGGGCTTGATTGGAAAAAATATGTAGAAATAGATCCTAGATATTACAGACCTGCAGAGGTTGATCTTTTATTAGGAGATCCTACAAAAGCAAAAGAAAAATTAGGATGGAAACCAAAAACTACATTTAAAGAATTAGTTAAAATAATGCTTGAATATGATTTGAAAACTGTAGGTTTAAGTTTAGATAAATTTAAAAATTAA
- a CDS encoding glycosyltransferase family 10 domain-containing protein: MNNKLFLKKNLIEYLVWAIPFKKIRNSIRINSVYLKDLGYKINYNHYKNNIGNKITFFVRNDWSVNENEFTNNYFYNLIKNNYIDDLEISYNPDIEFFAPVGKRYFLENSKAKIKIFYTGECVSKDAIDKSWRQYYDNCVNDVDLSLGFDRVDEDKYKNYVRFPIWIFYNFHGLLDNKNYTKDNIKKIIDDINNAKSKKNRFASLVASHDATNIRTQMYNQIKKIDSISCPSKLFHNDDTLKQNFNDVKTEYLKDFKFNICPENTISDGYITEKLFDAFKSGCIPIYNGDDNIELDLVNKNALLFFKKDEDNTELIKEIEKLHKDDKLFDAFQEQIKIYDSMVDYLWERRVKILNRLETLINERLK; the protein is encoded by the coding sequence ATGAATAATAAATTATTTTTAAAAAAAAATTTGATTGAATATTTGGTATGGGCTATTCCTTTTAAAAAAATTAGAAATAGCATAAGAATCAATTCTGTATATTTAAAAGATTTAGGTTATAAAATAAATTATAATCATTATAAAAATAATATAGGAAATAAAATAACTTTTTTTGTAAGAAATGATTGGTCTGTAAATGAGAATGAGTTTACTAATAATTATTTTTATAATTTAATAAAAAATAATTATATTGATGATTTAGAAATAAGCTACAATCCTGATATAGAATTTTTTGCTCCTGTAGGTAAAAGATATTTTTTAGAAAACTCTAAAGCAAAAATTAAAATATTCTATACAGGAGAGTGCGTTTCAAAAGATGCAATAGATAAATCTTGGAGACAATATTATGATAATTGTGTTAATGATGTAGATTTATCTCTTGGTTTTGATAGGGTAGATGAGGATAAATATAAAAATTATGTACGATTTCCTATTTGGATATTTTATAATTTTCATGGACTTTTAGATAATAAAAACTACACTAAAGATAATATCAAGAAAATTATAGATGATATTAATAATGCTAAATCTAAAAAAAATAGATTTGCTTCATTGGTTGCTAGTCATGATGCCACTAATATAAGAACTCAAATGTATAATCAAATAAAAAAAATAGATTCTATAAGCTGTCCAAGTAAATTATTTCATAATGATGATACATTAAAACAAAACTTTAATGATGTAAAAACGGAATATTTAAAAGATTTTAAATTTAATATATGTCCTGAAAATACAATCAGTGACGGATATATCACAGAAAAACTTTTTGATGCTTTTAAATCAGGATGCATACCAATATACAATGGAGATGATAATATAGAACTTGATTTAGTTAATAAAAATGCATTATTATTCTTTAAAAAAGATGAAGATAATACAGAACTTATAAAAGAAATAGAAAAACTTCATAAAGATGATAAATTATTCGATGCTTTTCAAGAACAAATAAAAATATACGACTCTATGGTTGATTATCTTTGGGAGAGAAGAGTAAAAATATTAAATAGATTAGAAACTCTAATAAATGAGAGACTTAAATAA
- a CDS encoding lytic transglycosylase domain-containing protein, which produces MLFANSCDTFDMYIRKALDGVNLYELSVFGESLGRDIKVVELRGFDVNNFRSDRVSYYINRYQGSWKPYMQKIIDRSQIYLPYIKEVFAEKGVPEDLVYLPIIESDFNPQAVSHAGAAGLWQFMPMTGAIYNLKVNYWSDDRFDPERSTKAAADHLVRLDKNFKSWVIALIAYNAGGGRISRAIREVKSNDFEDLLKAGVLPKETEEYIPKYVAAVIIAKNPEKFGFKVNKPKVVFPQGDLVYVDDAADLSVIAKMIDVDTEDLKALNPHLARGVTPPGMVRYPLRVPEGLGDKFNETFAKIPASERVTFRRHEVKMNETLSHLSKFYGVPINAIVEINKLKSRSLNIGQQVMIPIQGLDNAKQVDLAQYEEEQQRIREGKFVYFESLPPPDYEYKDIMYHVRAGDTLWIIARRFHIDIAEIKAWNKLNSNVLSIGTEIFLRIPVNK; this is translated from the coding sequence ATGTTATTTGCAAACTCTTGCGATACTTTCGATATGTATATAAGAAAGGCATTAGATGGTGTAAATTTATATGAACTTAGTGTTTTCGGAGAATCTCTTGGACGCGATATAAAAGTTGTAGAGCTAAGAGGTTTTGATGTAAATAACTTTAGAAGCGATAGAGTTTCCTACTATATAAATAGATATCAGGGAAGCTGGAAGCCTTACATGCAGAAAATTATAGACAGATCTCAAATATATCTACCCTATATAAAGGAAGTATTTGCTGAAAAAGGAGTACCTGAAGATTTAGTTTACCTACCTATAATAGAAAGCGATTTCAATCCTCAGGCAGTTTCTCATGCAGGTGCTGCCGGACTTTGGCAATTTATGCCTATGACAGGTGCTATATACAATCTTAAAGTTAATTATTGGTCTGATGACAGATTCGATCCTGAAAGATCAACAAAAGCTGCTGCTGATCACTTAGTAAGACTTGATAAAAATTTTAAATCTTGGGTTATTGCTCTAATAGCTTATAATGCCGGAGGAGGAAGGATATCAAGAGCTATAAGAGAAGTAAAAAGTAATGATTTTGAGGATCTATTAAAGGCAGGAGTTCTTCCTAAAGAAACTGAAGAATATATACCAAAATATGTTGCTGCTGTTATAATAGCAAAAAATCCTGAAAAATTTGGATTTAAAGTGAATAAACCTAAGGTAGTATTTCCTCAGGGTGATTTAGTTTATGTTGATGATGCTGCTGATTTATCTGTTATTGCTAAAATGATAGATGTTGATACTGAAGATTTGAAAGCTTTAAATCCTCATTTAGCAAGAGGAGTAACTCCTCCTGGTATGGTTAGATATCCTTTAAGAGTTCCTGAAGGATTAGGAGATAAATTCAATGAAACCTTCGCTAAAATACCTGCTTCGGAAAGAGTTACTTTCAGAAGACATGAAGTAAAAATGAATGAAACTCTTTCTCACCTTTCTAAATTTTATGGTGTTCCTATAAATGCTATAGTAGAAATTAATAAATTAAAATCAAGAAGTCTTAATATAGGTCAGCAGGTAATGATTCCTATACAAGGTCTTGATAATGCTAAACAGGTTGATTTGGCTCAATATGAAGAAGAACAGCAAAGAATAAGAGAAGGTAAATTTGTTTATTTTGAATCTTTGCCTCCTCCTGATTATGAGTATAAAGATATAATGTATCATGTTAGAGCTGGTGATACGCTTTGGATTATTGCAAGAAGATTTCATATTGATATAGCAGAAATAAAAGCTTGGAATAAATTAAATAGTAATGTACTTTCTATAGGTACAGAAATATTCTTAAGAATACCTGTAAATAAATAA
- a CDS encoding NAD(P)-dependent oxidoreductase has product MKIAIIAANGRAGKLIMNEALERGIDVTAIVRDKTKINNSKAKVIEKDLFDLTKDDLKEFDTVVSAFGVWEEKELDKHSLVIEHLCKILANTNIRLMVIGGAGSLYVNKEHTMILKDTPDFPDIFMGVAVSSIKAFDILKSKKDVLWTYISPSADFQADGEKTGQYNIGHDELLFNSKGESAISYADYAIAFVDEIQNKKYLNQQITFCSK; this is encoded by the coding sequence ATGAAAATTGCAATAATAGCAGCAAACGGAAGAGCCGGAAAATTAATCATGAATGAGGCATTAGAAAGAGGGATAGATGTTACAGCCATAGTAAGAGATAAAACAAAAATAAATAATTCAAAAGCAAAAGTTATAGAAAAAGATTTATTCGATTTGACAAAAGATGATTTGAAAGAATTCGATACTGTAGTAAGTGCATTCGGAGTATGGGAAGAAAAAGAGCTTGATAAGCATTCATTAGTTATAGAGCATTTATGTAAAATACTTGCCAATACCAATATTAGATTAATGGTAATAGGAGGTGCAGGAAGTTTATATGTAAATAAAGAGCATACTATGATATTAAAAGATACACCTGATTTTCCAGATATTTTTATGGGTGTAGCTGTAAGTTCTATTAAGGCATTTGATATATTAAAAAGTAAAAAAGATGTTTTATGGACTTACATATCACCTTCTGCTGATTTCCAAGCTGACGGAGAAAAAACAGGACAATATAATATAGGACATGATGAATTACTTTTCAACTCAAAAGGTGAAAGTGCTATTAGTTATGCTGATTATGCCATAGCTTTTGTTGATGAAATACAGAATAAAAAATATTTAAATCAACAAATAACATTCTGCTCAAAATAA